From a single Sorghum bicolor cultivar BTx623 chromosome 5, Sorghum_bicolor_NCBIv3, whole genome shotgun sequence genomic region:
- the LOC8056978 gene encoding retinoblastoma-related protein 1: MSSPDPSPSTSTQQPKQLEGVTVLLKEASRFYRRAYNELFSGGTTEQEPESSTSTPEYMLFGWHLFLMLRSRSPELFKDLVSCIHGLVAVLAILLIHVPAKFRRFMIDGSSHLIKQNEKGMDLIASLCHNYHASEECVKEMMDKSHKAIEDIFGTKALSASEGKTENLDKIDTDGLMYFKGLIDTECFQSNLEKMEKLCNPNSCEGELDYKSILINNDYIPCAENSPGDSTNLGHSKRVFEILASPTKTIKNMLTVPSSPLSPATGGSVKILQMTPVTSAMTTAKWLREVISSLPEKPSSKLQQLLSSCDRDLTNAVTERVSIVLEAIFPTKSSADRGGSLGISCANAFDIPWAEARKMEASKLYYRVLEAICRAELQNNNVNNLTPLLSNERFHRCLIACSAELVLATHKPVFMMFPAVLDSTGLTAFDLSKIIENFVRHEETLPRQLKRHLNSLEQQLLESMVWEKGSSLYNSLIVARPSVTSEIKRLGLLAEPMPSLDDLVARQNIHVEGLPATPSKKRAAGPDDNADPRSPKRSCNESRNTVVEHNLQTPPPKQSHMVSTSLKAKCHPLQSTFESPTVSNPVGGNEKCADVTIKIFFSKILKLAAVRIRNLCERLQHVELTERVYNVFNQILDQQTTLFFNRHIDQLILCCLYGVAKVCKLEPSFKELLNNYRKEAQCKPEVFSNVYIGSRNRNDVLVSRHVDIITFYNEVFVPAAKSFLVSLISSGTRPEDKKNASGQIPGSPKPSPLPNLPDLSPKKVSASHNVYVSPLQQAKVFFFLILRFTFYRTLMCQQQHQ, from the exons ATGTCTTCGCCGGACCCTTCGCCGTCGACGAGCACCCAACAG CCGAAGCAATTGGAGGGTGTGACAGTTCTTCTGAAAGAGGCAAGCAG GTTCTACCGCAGAGCATATAACGAACTGTTCTCGGGTGGAACTACTGAGCAGGAGCCTGAATCATCGACTAGTACTCCTGAGTATATGCTTTTTGGGTGGCATCTCTTCTTAATGCTTCGTTCGAGATCACCGGAATTGTTCAAGGACCTGGTGTCCTGCATCCATGGATTAGTTGCTGTATTG GCCATACTTTTGATCCACGTACCAGCTAAATTTAGGAGATTCATGATTGATGGCTCTTCTCACTTAA TCAAACAAAATGAGAAAGGCATGGATCTTATTGCTTCGTTATGCCATAATTATCATGCCTCTGAAGAATGTGTGAAAGAAATGATGGACAAGTCTCATAAGGCAATAGAAGACATTTTCGGCACGAAAGCACTAAGTGCATCAGAGGGCAAAACAGAAAATTTGGATAAGATAGACACAG ATGGCCTGATGTATTTCAAAGGTCTCATTGATACTGAGTGTTTCCAGTCAAATCTGGAAAAAATGGAGAAACTATGCAATCCAAATAGCTGTGAAGGGGAGCTTGATTATAAATCAATTTTGATCAATAATGATTATATCCCCTGTGCTGAGAACTCGCCTGGGGATTCCACCAATTTAGGACATTCAAAG CGTGTCTTTGAAATATTGGCATCTCCCACAAAGACAATAAAGAACATGCTGACTGTTCCTAGTTCCCCTTTGTCACCTGCCACTGGTGGTTCAGTCAAGATTCTGCAAATGACACCAGTAACTTCTGCCATGACGACAGCTAAGTGGCTTCGTGAGGTGATATCTTCATTGCCAGAGAAGCCTTCATCTAAGCTTCAGCAGTTGCTGTCATCATGTGATAGGGATTTGACAAATGCTGTCACAGAAAGGGTAAGCATAGTTTTGGAAGCAATTTTTCCAACCAAGTCTTCTGCTGATCGGGGTGGCTCATTAGGCATCAGTTGTGCAAATGCCTTTGATATTCCATGGGCAGAAGCAAGAAAAATGGAGGCTTCCAAGTTGTACTATAGGGTATTAGAGGCAATTTGCAGAGCTGAGTTACAAAACAACAATGTAAATAATCTAACTCCATTGCTGTCAAATGAGCGTTTTCACCGATGTTTGATTGCATGTTCAGCGGAGCTAGTATTGGCGACACATAAGCCAGTCTTCATGATGTTTCCTGCTGTTCTTGACAGTACAGGGCTAACTGCATTTGATTTGAGCAAAATAATTGAGAACTTTGTAAGACATGAAGAGACCCTCCCAAGACAATTGAAAAGGCACCTAAATTCCTTAGAACAACAACTTTTGGAAAGTATGGTATGGGAGAAAGGTTCTTCATTGTATAACTCACTGATTGTTGCTAGGCCATCTGTTACTTCAGAAATAAAGCGCCTTGGTCTTTTGGCTGAACCAATGCCATCTCTTGATGACTTAGTGGCAAGGCAGAATATTCATGTTGAGGGCTTGCCTGCTACACCATCTAAAAAACGTGCTGCTGGTCCAG ATGACAACGCTGATCCTCGATCACCAAAGAGATCGTGCAATGAATCTAGGAACACAGTGGTAGAGCACAATTTGCAGACACCTCCACCCAAGCAAAGTCACATGGTGTCGACTAGTTTGAAAGCAAAATGCCATCCACTCCAGTCCACATTTGAAAG TCCAACTGTCAGTAATCCTGTTGGTGGGAATGAAAAATGTGCTGATGTGACGATTAAGATATTCTTTTCCAAA ATTCTGAAGTTGGCTGCTGTTAGAATAAGAAACTTGTGCGAAAGACTTCAACATGTGGAACTGACAGAGCGTGTCTATAATGTCTTCAATCAGATTCTTGATCAACAGACAACATTATTTTTTAATAGGCACATCGATCAACTTATCCTTTGCTGTCTTTATGGTGTTGCAAAG GTTTGTAAATTAGAACCCTCATTCAAGGAGTTACTCAACAATTACAGAAAGGAAGCACAATGCAAACCAGAAGTTTTTTCAAATGTCTATATTGGGAGTAGGAATCGTAATGAT GTATTAGTATCACGCCATGTTGATATTATTACTTTTTACAACGAGGTGTTTGTTCCAGCAGCCAAGTCTTTCTTGGTGTCACTAATATCATCCGGTACTCGTCCAGAAGACAAGAAGAATGCTAGTG GCCAAATTCCTGGATCACCCAAGCCATCTCCTCTCCCAAATTTACCAGATCTGTCCCCGAAGAAAGTTTCAGCATCTCATAATGTATATGTGTCTCCTTTGCAGCAAGCCAAGGTTTTTTTCTTTCTCATTCTTCGCTTTACTTTCTACAGAACACTAATGTGTCAACAACAGCATCAATGA